Sequence from the Deltaproteobacteria bacterium genome:
AGGTGGTCGCGGTCGGCGCGGCGGTGCAGGCGGGCGTGCTCACCGGCGAGGTGAAGGACATCCTCCTCCTCGACGTGACCCCGCTCAGCCTCGGCGTGGAGACCCTCGGCGGCGTGATGACCAAGCTCATCGACCGCAACACCACGATCCCCACCAAGCGCAGCCAGGTCTTCTCGACCGCCGCCGACAGCCAGCCCAGCGTGGAGGTGCACGTGCTTCAGGGTGAGCGCGAGATGTCGAAGGACAACCGCACCCTGGGCCGCTTCCACCTCGACGGCATCGCCCCGGCGCCGCGCGGCATGCCGCAAATCGAAGTCACCTTCGACATCGACGCGAACGGCATCCTGAACGTCTTCGCCAAGGACAAGGCGACGAACAAGGAGCAGAAGATCACCATCAGCCACAGCTCGGGCCTGGCCAAGGACGAGGTCGAGAAGATGGTGACCGACGCGCGCACCCACGAGGCCGAGGACAAGAAGCGCCGCGAGGTGATCGAGCTGCGCAACAAGGCCGAGAACCTCGGCTACCAGATGGAGAAGCTGCTCCGCGACAACAAGAGCAAGCTCTCCGCCGACACCACCAAGGCCGTGGAAGACGGCATCGCCGCGGTGAACAAGGTGAAGGACTCCAACGAGCAGCCCGAGATCGAGAAGGCGCTCAAGCAGCTCGAGGACGCCAGCCACAAGGCCGCCGAGGAGCTCTACAAGACGGCCGCGAGCGACCAGGGACCGACGGGTGGTGGCGCGGGTCCGCAGCCGGGCGGCGAGGAGAAGAAGAAGGACGACGTGGTCGACGCCGAGTTCCGGCAGACCTGATTCGTGCACAGTGAAGTGACGACGGCTGCTGCACCTCCGGGTGTGGCGGCCGTTTCGTTTCTAGGGTCCGAGGCGCAGCGTGTACGCGTCCTGGTCGACGCCGTTCACCACGGCGAAGACGTCGAGCGAGGGCACGTAGCGGAAGCGCCCAAAGGTGCCGTTCGCGTTCGCCGCGGGGCCGCCGGTGTAGTCCTGCGTGGTGCACGACTTGGTGCTCGGGTCGAAGATGTAGACCGTGTTGCCGCCGACCCAGCCCACGAACTTGTTGAGCTGCGTGTCGTACGAGAGCCCCGGGTACGAAGCCTGAATGAGGCCGTCGCAGCCGGTGACCTGCGAGGTCCAGTCGCTGCGTGTGGGCGGATTCGTGGTGAGGTCGAACGCGAACACGCCGCCCGCTGGGGCTGCGCTCGCGTTCCCCATGACGATGAACAGGTGGTTCACCGGGTCGATGCGGCCGGTCATGTGGTCGTCGAGGGCGTTGTTGCTGTGGTCCAGCAGCAGCGTCACCCCGGTGGCGTCGGAGAAGGACCAGAGCGAGTACAGGTCGTCGAAGACCACCTGGTCGTCGTGCGCGTCGTAGTCCGACACGGAGCCG
This genomic interval carries:
- a CDS encoding Hsp70 family protein — protein: KMVLQRLKEAAEKAKIELSSMMETEVNLPFLTADAGGPKHLTTKLSRAKLESLVEDLIQRSMDPTRKCLEDAKLKPSEIDEVVMVGGQTRMPMILEKVKGFFGKEPNRSVNPDEVVAVGAAVQAGVLTGEVKDILLLDVTPLSLGVETLGGVMTKLIDRNTTIPTKRSQVFSTAADSQPSVEVHVLQGEREMSKDNRTLGRFHLDGIAPAPRGMPQIEVTFDIDANGILNVFAKDKATNKEQKITISHSSGLAKDEVEKMVTDARTHEAEDKKRREVIELRNKAENLGYQMEKLLRDNKSKLSADTTKAVEDGIAAVNKVKDSNEQPEIEKALKQLEDASHKAAEELYKTAASDQGPTGGGAGPQPGGEEKKKDDVVDAEFRQT